From Ananas comosus cultivar F153 linkage group 2, ASM154086v1, whole genome shotgun sequence:
tttagaatctcacatcgcctggtaattatggtcctggtctgtctgtctgtgatctggtttagacccgacgaggacgtcaaggtTTAAACatggggagtttgtaacgcccccaataatcctacatcgggtgggatactgatttcgatcgaTTTATATGAGACCTATACGCtactaataataactgggtttaagcattttgagcttgtggtttggcccaacgagttattgttgctagcgggttggATCGTTACAATTACGACCAATGAAAACATGAAAGAAatgtcaaataaaaaagatgtttttttttttttttccgctgttCGCCATGTTTGTCATTGATCTTGAAATCTGTATCTCAATTTTATCTCTACTTTTAATAGCTGGAGTGGTGATCTTTAGGGCCACCTGGGCAATACAGGACAAAACCGTTGAACTTTATAAAGAGTGTAAATAGGCCCAGGAGTGTAAATAGGCTCGGGAACCTGGCGAACGTGTGGAAAATCAGGACAGCAAACTCAAACTCGAAAAATAGGATGATGTGCAGCAGCTTCTTGCGAGGCTAAGGGTCTGTTTGGTCTGGGCACAGATGCCCTACAATTCTGTATgcctaaatttaaatcaaacgTCCATAGATAGTAGGATCAGGCAGTTGAGATTGAATTCGTCATTTATCGATGAGAGACGAATATAGCATACAGTAGAAACATGAACCAGCATAAGGACACTTTTGTGTTCATTCCAGCGTTTTGCTGCAGCAAAAGCTTTGAAAAACTTTTTATGTGCAAAATGTCTATCTTTTTGGTCAGTTCACATGTGACTTGAAACATTCTTAACTGCCCACCCTGCACAATAAATTCCAAAAGTGAAACAGCTGAAGGAGAAGGACAAAACAGTTCAACTACAATGTGGTTTCTACAGCCTTTGTAGCAAATTGTAtgatggattttaaaaacaaagagAAGGAAGAtacaatgaaaattaaaatacagtTCTTACAGTCATAAAATACTAGTTTATTTGTAAAAAGCAACACAGGTATACATGATGAGCCCTAATACACGCCGAAAATAAGCacattcttttattttcttttcttctttgagAATTATAGCTTTAACTGTGAGGTTATTGTTCTCGATGTGATTGTAAACCTGTGtaacataatttttctgaagGACGATACAACTCGCAAATTTTGTTAACTCACTGTAAGTTTGATGTTGAATACAAACTACCAGCACCAGAATATGTGCAATCATCAGCACTTGGTACAACCCTTTCCGGTCCTTTAGCTCATATTTCTTGTCATTTTTCACGAACAGAAAACAAACTATAATTGCTTCTCTACACCCCCATGGATTGGTCATCATCGAAAGGGAATAATCATATGGGGACCCCGATGGGCCCTCGAACTCTGGATCTCTTTACACACTCTATCTAGCATGCAAAGAAAGTCCCTCACAATCACGAAAATCCGAAGCGGATTCGCTTCATCCTTGCTCATATCCCCATGATAGTACTCGGTTATATCTCTTACATGAAGTAGAACTTGCTTTTCATCGTCTTTTAACCCTGTGATGGTCTTCTCAGCATGATCAATAAACAGTTTCATAGAGTTCACAAAGCTCCGATTCGTATCGTCGATCATTAAATCCTTCTCCACAAGTTGTATCATCTGAGCCATTCCACACGAGAGATTCGAGACCGAGCTTATCAAAACATCCAGGTCTATGCTAGCAGTTTTCTTAACATTGCAGAGCTCGCTGACTAGTCCTGAAACAAGGTCTAGACCCATTGCCTTGTAATCCTCTTCTCTTTCCTCGGCGCTCCGTGTATTCTTTTGTGGTGCATTTATCGATTTCGACTCCATGGCACTTAGACCTTCGGATCGAATCATCTCTTGAACAACAAAATGGAGTAAAGTAGTCTTCCCGTCAGTGCCTTTCACATCGGCTAGTTTAAGCAAAGCATCAAGTTTGAATGCTCTTGCGCCGCCTCGTATTGTCCCGACATTCATCCTATTTCCTGTTTTAAGAACAGCTTCAAGTAGCTTTAAGAAAAGCCTACTTGACCTAAGTTCTTTGCAAGCTTCCTGATAGAAAAAAGAACAGAAACATGTGCTTAGCACTAAGATGCAACAGATTGGTTTTAACTAAACATATTTTTAAGATTCTTACTTCAAGCATTGCAAAGGATTTTCTTAGGTGAGCAACTTCATCTTCAAAAGTTTCCCTGTATAGCATTACTTGAACTCTTGAAAATGCAAATGGTATGCTTAATACCACCTTGACAAATTTTTCTGCTGGATCTAACTCATCGATGTCCCCATCATACAAAGAGaacttctcctcttcttcctttgTCGGTGTCATCTTGACCAGTGCTTCCAATTGCTGCACAGACAGCCCATTTCCTAACAAAACCAAGCCAAAGATTTTCTTTTCTAGTAAGATCTACAATCTATGGTTTAAATGTTGCTGAATTTTCTTCCGACTTACCTTTTGTCAAAGCATCGCATACTTGCTCACTTGTTGAGTTAATTGCCTTCAACAATATAGTGATGTTTTGCAGCCTCTTATGCTCCATGACATGCTTGCTTGGAGATTGGGTCTTGTTCTTTGCTTCTTCATGCTTGGCTGAATTTTTCATGTTATACCCAAAGAGTGATTCAATCATCTTCTCATCCAACCTGCATCATATTTTCAATCAACCATGAGATGAGTAGTATATTCTACCTTGGAAACAATTTAACATTAATAGAAATATTTGTATACTATGCTTACTCGAATGAGCTCGATCTGATCTTGTCCCATACCATGGAACGGTCGGGTGCCGCTCGTACTTTGTCCCAATGCAGTGGCTTTAACTTCGGCAGGGAAGAACCATCTTTGCTGCCTGGTGTAGTTAGCAGAATTGGGcacggaggcggaggaggagggccGGAATTGGACCCTTTCCGATTTGAAACTGACATGAagggcggaggcagaggcggaggtggaggcggtgGCGTTGGTGCTCCTGTGCCACGCAGTGGCAGTGGAGGAGTTCGAGGTAGTTTATCGTTAGTCGAAATTGAAGTGCTCGGGGATGTGTTTGATTCTTTTGGAGTTCCCTTCGGAGTAGATATTAAGTCTAAATTTGAAGGGAATGGGgttgtttctttttttgctgTCGAGTTTACTGAGCCGTAGGAAGGATAGCTTTGTCTTGGTGACATTTTCAGGGATTCGGAACAAATTTTGGTGCTTGGGAGATCAGTTTCTTGCAACTTGGGAACACCATGAGACATTGAAGATTTAGGAGACACATGAAATACTCTATCCTGATTACATGGTGTAGGTGGAATTTGAAATGCTTCGGCTTGCAAGCTTCTTGGAGACGGATTAGAAGCTCTTTTCTGATCAAAAGGAATGCAATGTTGGGATCGAAAATTGGGTGAGATCGATTTATCGGAGGAATTAGAGGGAGAAAAATCTTTTTGCGGAAAACATGGAGAGGAACATTTTATAGAAAGGTGACTTTGTTTTAATAAGAAGACATCAGAGACAGAACCATTCGAGGAATGTGAACAGCAAATGGAATGGAAAGACTCGTCGTCGGTGTCCAAATGAGAATTATCAATCGGAGGTTTCTCTTCATCTGAACGGTTTATAGAATCTGGCTGATACTTCATTACTTCTCCATTGAGTAGTAGTGGAGAACTAGATAAGCTTTCATTTACCGAGACATTATTAGATTCAGGTCTCTGTTTAAGGCTAGAGTCATCATTCTCTAGGTATGGTGCTAGGGAATTCAGATAAAACAGCTCTGGGCCAGGATCAAAACTCACCTTGCTCGTTACGTTCGGCACCATATGAGACTTAGATTTGTTGCCGAATACCTGCAATGGTCTATCAGATCTCTTCGTAGTTCTTCTTGAGGACCTCTTATAAACTAACACTATTGCAATACCAAGAACAATTGCAGAAAATCCCGCCGACACTGCAACGATGATGGCTATTCTTCGAAGTCTTTTCTTGGCTCTATTATCCCTTTGGTGTCCCAAACTTTGCGACGGCGAAATATGAGCTCGATGAGAATGCGGTGTGTGGGGGGGGTCGACATGGGTGTGGAGTTGAGGCACATGACCTGGTGGTATGACTTCTTCAACTGGTGCTGGAGCAGGAGAATAGTGATAGCCATGGTGAGCTGGTCCTTTCAAAGTGGAACTCTTCAAACCAAGTAGCAATCTAATCTTTAAGAGAACATGAAGCCCCTCATCTCCCCTCACATTCTGGCTTTCTTGAAAACTAGCAGTGCCCATAAGCTGGAAGTTGAAGAAAAGGAGTGTGAAGGAGATGAGGGAGAGAAAGCAGAAGCACTTTGCAGCAGAGCCCATTTCTCTCTTCATCTGAGAACTACTCTCACCAtaggaaatagaaaaagaaaactcacTTGGGAGGAGTAAAATCTCATAAAAGAGGTAAGAGGAACCTTATTCACTGGAGTTGGGTGGCTATGGTGAGAAGGATCCAATAGCATAAGCTTTAATGCTACTCCAAGGAATCCCTGACCATGGCAGTTGTAAGCAGTAATGTCACTTTGCTTCTGTTGTCCTGCACAGTTGTTCTCTTTACCTCaccttcccttttttttcaccCTCCACTTTTGCATAAAACAGCTTTTAATTCTCTCTGTTccctgtttttgtttttgtcccCAGTTTGGTTGGTACCTCACCATCTTTACAATCTACTTCCTTATGACTATGTAATCCATGCACCTATCATTAATCCACTCAATCACCAAATATTCATTTCAATGATGCAAAAAGGATTTGAGCCAAATGGGTATCAGAAGAGGTTGGTGAAAGCTATACCATCTATCTATAGTTCTATACAAGGGCTTGTAGATATGTGTGGGCCCCATTCTTGGTTGGAATTGCTTCCCCTTAAAGTGCtggtaggtttttttttttccccctaaacAAATATGaatgattgtttttttttttaaaaaaaaatattataatttgcaTGGGAGATAGATAAAGACCATTCATAATATGAAATAAGGTGTTTGAGTGTTTGACTAGTTGTGGTTTAGTTCCTTCATGTTTGACTTAGCTTTCTCATCATCTTTTTAATTTCTGTGTTGCTTTTATGATTTCCTACTTTTTAGTAATGTTTGTGACCAGCGTCCGTGATTGATGCCGCGATAATGTGTCATGCGTCGTGCGTAGTTATTTCCTTAGTTGGTAGCTCGAGGATTATGGTTTGAATTTTGTGGCTACCCACGTAGCCTCACCTaacatttctctctctcccccaacTAATTGACCGGTGGTTCAGTAAATAGCGACaacttttctttaaaataatttaagaaacATAATCTTAAAACTCCAGCTGAATCAGAAACCTTAATATGCTTAAGGATTGTACAATGTGTTTAAGCAGACGCTTTAGCGGCTCTATTCCACAGCACTTTATCGAAAGAATCTGGAATTATCTCGAGCgatttagatttatcaaatttgtaattaagAATCAATCACTGAGTAGTTTAGTAAGTTGTAACTGTGGTTAATCAATCTTTATCCTAGAACTAAATTGCCGAGGCGTTAACAACACCAGCCCCATCAAAATAAAGGCTAATCAAATACTACAGTGTCCATCATAATGAAGGGTATTAGAAAGACGCCTAAAACTTTGATCAATCTTCAATACATTGTCGGTTGAGATAGATGCGGGAATGGGGGGACCATGTTTCCCATTACAACCCCTGGGTTTGTTAATGCTGTGCACGGTAAATAATGCGCCTCCATAGATTCTTTTGGAagtgaagctttttttttttttttttttttttttggtcctttcTGTTAAAGGTAGTAAACATTTGACTGATGAACAGATAAACGACAACGTTTTAGTACAAATTGTTTCCTGCTTGTTTCCACGTCCTTTTTTGGCAAATAGTACAGAGTTAAAAGTTAGAAACGTACGgaactttaaattataagtcaTTTTGATACGACTAAttcaactatttaaaattttaattttactatacaacattctcatttatttaatttaactcAGTCAATAACactttaacttaaaaatttaaatacatctaTTATTTTACgaatttagttaatatactttACATAATTTTAGCAACTATAAATGtatttaagtaattaatttaaaatttaaaaatcaaagtatcattaactaattcaaattgaacaaattgaaaggttcgatagtaaaatcaaaattttattttattttattttttttgagagaatggTAACATGCTGCCCACTtcgattatttattttagaaataaacttagctggaaatgtgaagtAATTAGACTTCGAATTTAGCacttcgggtaccaaccatcaaactctttaccacttgcgctagaaacggtgggtaaaattttaaaatgctggATAGCGTAtgcaaaatggtccatagttcaatTAAGTTCGGTATGTTTTCACCAAGAGAAGATTGATTTTAACTTGTTACTTGTCCTTTTTTCACACGCAAGACTTTGTCACAAAGCTTTCCAATACAATGTAGAGCACAGAAAACacagaattaaaaaaatctaagatACAAACACAAAATACACCAAGCGTCTTTGTAACTACACCCTAATTATTTTCCGCTGTCCATCGTGTTGGAATCCACTTCCTTAATTTCCAGTATCTCAACTCTGCGATTAACTTTGTTCCTTATCCTTATAGCCACATCCTGCGGAACAAATACTCCACATACGCTTACTCTACACTGCTTCCTCTCtatcaaatggctctccaactcTTTCAACAACcccaaaaattaacaaaaattaaacaagACTCAAAAAATAAGTTAATCAAGACGCGAACACAAAAGAACATGAAAAATATGATAATACCATACCTTGCATCTTGAGAAGAGTTCTTCGGATTTTACGATAGCAACCGTTGCAGTCGATGTTCATCCTCATGGTCATACAATAAAACTAAAACAACAGCAACAACCAAATAATTATTACCATAAACCCtgttaattaactaattattagCTTATTAGTGactagaaaaaaaagaaaagaaaaagaagagaggtTAATAAAGCTTAATTATTACCTTATCACTCATGAAGCAGTTTTTTTGGTTGCAGATGATTGAGGAGAGAGAATTTAACTAAAATGGAGGAGTATATATGAATGAAtggattaaatatataaattaattaattaaaggggATTTAGCGTAGAGGTTGGGTTTTTGATTCTTTCTCCTCCACCTCGCTTTTGGGTCATCCCTTAACGAGTTTTGTATGCGGTGCATCGAATCAGATTCCGGTCGAAGATGCGAGagattggatttggatttgtgACGCTACGTGGCTCCTTTCCAATGTTCcggcgctttttttttttttttttttttttttttttttNTTTTTTTTTacttgagagataggtagtatgctacccgcttcgtttatttcatttataaataaatttaattgaaaatgtgaatcaattaggattcgaacttgggtctcagatatcagtcaccaaaccctttgctacttgctctaagTACGGTCGGTGTTCCCGCTCTTTTTTAATTTGACAACCAttttttatgttatatttttttaaatttttttaattgaaaattttatttcacgTTGGTTTGGCAGAATTGGGCCGGACCAAGTCAAAACAGGTTggttcatttttctttttctttttttcttcctcattTTAATAAACTTTGGAGGAGTCAAATTTTTTAAGGAAGCTGATTCTATGAGTCACTGTATTAATAATGCTTTTGTTTGGAATAACTTATTTTTCCACTATCAACTACATTCGCTTCCAATTTTTTGAATGTTTTAAGTATTTAAAGATCTTCTGAATATAAAAGAGCTTTAATTTAGAAAATCTGTTTTtgctattgaaaaaaaaaaaaaaagccggaAAAAAACCAAAGTCACAAAACATCCTTTGATGTTAACAGGTTTGACAAAATCTTTGAATGTTTTGAGATAGAAGGAATATATCTTGGGTGTAGTCAAATACGATTGTTGTTAAACCATGTAAAAAGTTCAAATACGTCGAATTTACTTACTCGTCGATCTATTCCAGtacagtatatatataagaacaAAGATACAATGGAGTTCAAAATTGTTTCATTCATATGTCACAAAGTATTGATGTCCTCTTCCTCACGCATGcggaggagcatttgaggctgcTGTTGTATCCCTCTGTTCACGAGACATAACTCCGTAGTCggagccgccgctgccgcctcccGAGTTTCTACAGCTGGGGCCGTAGCTGCTGCTCACCGCGCCGGCGCAGAGAAGCATCAGGCAGAGCAACTGCGTGAACGTTAAGATTACGATGAACGCCTCAAGTGTCCTCTGCGAGAATAGTTGTTTGTATTGATGTGATTTGTTAAGCAATATTTGGTCGACTAAGTTtcggaaaaagaagaaaattgcaTGATTCGCCTTACCAGACGCCGCCCTCGATTCCCCAGAATGATCTGCTTGCATGCGAGGCTGCGAATTATATTATCTAACAAGTGTTATTATGTGTTTTCTAGATTCTAGATGCGCTTGTGAAAATAATGTTGCACTTACATTTTAAAACTACACGATGATTAGTGTTTTCATCACTATTTAGAGCAGTTGGTACTGAGAGAAGAGAGATGTTTGCTACGCACCCAAATGAGAGGGCGGTGAGGGCCCAAGAAACCAGCCCAGCAGAGACGGCGCTGGCCAGGCTGTCGCTTCGCCACGCCCTCAAATGCATCGTTCCCGCCAGCACCGAGCATGCGCCCACCGCGCCGGCCAGCAACGCGAAGATCAGCAGATACTCGGTCGACATGTTCCCGCCCAAATCTGCGCAACAAACGAAGTTTAAGCTGAACTGCTGCAGTTCGTTGAGCTGCGAACCCCGAGCTGAGTTGATCGAACACTTACGGCGGTGGGTCTGGCGGTCGATGTACTTGTCCAGGGACCACccggcgagggcgaggacgaGCACGTACATGACCAAGTTCACCAGCAGAAGAGGGCCCATCGACCCCCTACTTCCTCCACCCATCATGCTTCTGCTCCAGTTTGTGGTGGTTTAAGTGACGAGGAGGGAAATACGTGTGCTCTTTGAAAAGTCGAAGCCCAGAGCGGTGGAGTGTTGTTTTGTTCGTGGGGGAGCGTGGGTGGATACAGATGCATTTATGCTTTGTTAAGGACGTGGCGGCAGCACGGACTCGACGGAGAGGGCACCGTTCACGGGGTTTGGTTGCGTGCGGCTTCCGGCTTTTTTCTGGCCCAGCGTCTGACGAACCCGTCACACAACAATATTGCCCGTCCGAGGAGCTGAATCTACGCGATGCGCCCATTGAAAACTTCTCCGCCTGACTgatcgttcctagagcaagtggcaaaggacttgatggttgatacccaaggtcccaagttcgaaccctagttgattcacatttctagctaagtttatttttaaataaaataaatgaagcgggtagcgtgctatctatttctaaaacaaaaaaaggaaaagaaaacttcTCTGCCTGATCCATCATTTTCGCAAATTTGTACAAGGGTAATGAATCTTTCTCGTCAAAAAATGAAACATTTGGTGATTTGGTTACTATTTATTTCACCGCTCTGCCCAAGATTTTGGCGGAGTTTCTCTACGCTGCAAGCAACTAAAAGAAAGTTCCTGGcacgaaaaaaaaagtaatataaaaatGCAAAACTTCTTAGCTTCTTCTTAGCTGAAACCTACTGGAGAGATATTTCCCCcccaaaaaggaagaaaaagctTACTTCCAGAGACTAGATGGATGAACAGTCTCAACAGCCTTGAGTACAATAAAGCATCTTAGCCATTTCAAGCATGTAAAAGGTTTTCCGAGAAGAGCATGTATGATATACACAGACAGAAGATGCTAGTCCATTCTACCAACAGTAGTATAATTACTCTGTAAAGGTTGATAATTGGGTACTACGTCTAGATTAACAGGGACTCAGAgtgaatttaaataaaaatggaAAATGATCCCCCTGGGCAATTCTAGACATTTTGTACACTTTCTCATCAACCGCGAAGAGATAAATTACACCTTAACAAAATGGCACTGGATTCCCCAGAAACTTCGCTTTCCTCTAAAAGCATTTTACTCTTTGCTGCTCAGGCAAATCCAACATGGCTTGGCAATTTTGCATGCCTCGTCAAGTTTACTGCCTAGCCTTTTTTGGCATTGAAAGTAGAGATCAGGTCTTTTAGCTCTGGTCTGTCCACACCATCTCTGGTGTTGCTTCGAGGACTTCAGAGATTTCCAAATGAGGTCCTCAAAATCCAAGAGACCCAGCAAACCGTTCCTGGTATGCTTGCAAAAGAATATCCTGAGATGGTATGGAAAACAGTGAATTTCTGACTCAGTTTCTGCTCACCAGCATCCTTGCTCTCTGTAACACTTCATggaacaaatttttatttaaggtCTCATTCTCTCGGTGACTCCATGCTTCGACTATACAGAGCAGCTCTTTGATGACAGCAACTTCATCTATCTTGTCATTGGATCCGGCCCTCTGCTTTCCATAATTGGACTCAAAACCACTCGACTTCTCCATGGCCTTTCGAAGTACAGAGGCAGGTATCCCTGAGTTTCCAGAGCACAGTTAGCACTTAAAGCAGTAGAGTGGCATGGTACCTACATAACTTCCTAGACAGTAATGTCTGATCTCTTggaattatttgaaataattaaatttcgcAGTAAGGATGTCCACACTCATGATTGTGTTCATCTTTCAATAAGATGTCAGTTACTCAGAAAAGGATATACTGGAAAAACTATATAGAGCACAGTTGGGGAAGCACCTGCCAAGCGAGCAACATTAACACCGTAACTTTTAGGACATGAACCGGGTGTTAGCCTGTAAAGAAATGTAACTTCTTCCACACCTCCTTTCCCCTTTCCAACTTGGCAAGCCATGTGATAAAGTGCTAcctatgaaaaaaattagttattcaaGTACATGGAGTGAAGCATTAGAGTGATCATGTATGCATGTCTACAAACTGCAGTAGCGACAACCAAGAAATAATTGGTGTACCTTGTCATCTTTCTCATATTCAGCTGCTAATCGGTGGTAGTGTGTAGAAAACAAGCCTCGGCATTGAATATGATGGACGAGGTGTTCTAGAACTGATGCCCTGTTGATCAAGCAAGAAATGCTTACCAAGAATCCCGCATTTAAGGGGAGCAGAAGGAGCACTGGAGCAAATACTCAATGAAATTTGCAGTTCATAGAACATATGTGCCAAAATGAAAACATCATTGCTTCATGTGATAAGACTCACGCAATT
This genomic window contains:
- the LOC109706748 gene encoding uncharacterized protein LOC109706748, which produces MMGGGSRGSMGPLLLVNLVMYVLVLALAGWSLDKYIDRQTHRHLGGNMSTEYLLIFALLAGAVGACSVLAGTMHLRAWRSDSLASAVSAGLVSWALTALSFGLACKQIILGNRGRRLRTLEAFIVILTFTQLLCLMLLCAGAVSSSYGPSCRNSGGGSGGSDYGVMSREQRDTTAASNAPPHA
- the LOC109725835 gene encoding formin-like protein 9 isoform X1 — protein: MKREMGSAAKCFCFLSLISFTLLFFNFQLMGTASFQESQNVRGDEGLHVLLKIRLLLGLKSSTLKGPAHHGYHYSPAPAPVEEVIPPGHVPQLHTHVDPPHTPHSHRAHISPSQSLGHQRDNRAKKRLRRIAIIVAVSAGFSAIVLGIAIVLVYKRSSRRTTKRSDRPLQVFGNKSKSHMVPNVTSKVSFDPGPELFYLNSLAPYLENDDSSLKQRPESNNVSVNESLSSSPLLLNGEVMKYQPDSINRSDEEKPPIDNSHLDTDDESFHSICCSHSSNGSVSDVFLLKQSHLSIKCSSPCFPQKDFSPSNSSDKSISPNFRSQHCIPFDQKRASNPSPRSLQAEAFQIPPTPCNQDRVFHVSPKSSMSHGVPKLQETDLPSTKICSESLKMSPRQSYPSYGSVNSTAKKETTPFPSNLDLISTPKGTPKESNTSPSTSISTNDKLPRTPPLPLRGTGAPTPPPPPPPLPPPFMSVSNRKGSNSGPPPPPPCPILLTTPGSKDGSSLPKLKPLHWDKVRAAPDRSMVWDKIRSSSFELDEKMIESLFGYNMKNSAKHEEAKNKTQSPSKHVMEHKRLQNITILLKAINSTSEQVCDALTKGNGLSVQQLEALVKMTPTKEEEEKFSLYDGDIDELDPAEKFVKVVLSIPFAFSRVQVMLYRETFEDEVAHLRKSFAMLEEACKELRSSRLFLKLLEAVLKTGNRMNVGTIRGGARAFKLDALLKLADVKGTDGKTTLLHFVVQEMIRSEGLSAMESKSINAPQKNTRSAEEREEDYKAMGLDLVSGLVSELCNVKKTASIDLDVLISSVSNLSCGMAQMIQLVEKDLMIDDTNRSFVNSMKLFIDHAEKTITGLKDDEKQVLLHVRDITEYYHGDMSKDEANPLRIFVIVRDFLCMLDRVCKEIQSSRAHRGPHMIIPFR
- the LOC109706824 gene encoding heavy metal-associated isoprenylated plant protein 25-like; the protein is MSDKFYCMTMRMNIDCNGCYRKIRRTLLKMQELESHLIERKQCRVSVCGVFVPQDVAIRIRNKVNRRVEILEIKEVDSNTMDSGK
- the LOC109725835 gene encoding formin-like protein 9 isoform X2, with amino-acid sequence MLLDPSHHSHPTPVNKLMGTASFQESQNVRGDEGLHVLLKIRLLLGLKSSTLKGPAHHGYHYSPAPAPVEEVIPPGHVPQLHTHVDPPHTPHSHRAHISPSQSLGHQRDNRAKKRLRRIAIIVAVSAGFSAIVLGIAIVLVYKRSSRRTTKRSDRPLQVFGNKSKSHMVPNVTSKVSFDPGPELFYLNSLAPYLENDDSSLKQRPESNNVSVNESLSSSPLLLNGEVMKYQPDSINRSDEEKPPIDNSHLDTDDESFHSICCSHSSNGSVSDVFLLKQSHLSIKCSSPCFPQKDFSPSNSSDKSISPNFRSQHCIPFDQKRASNPSPRSLQAEAFQIPPTPCNQDRVFHVSPKSSMSHGVPKLQETDLPSTKICSESLKMSPRQSYPSYGSVNSTAKKETTPFPSNLDLISTPKGTPKESNTSPSTSISTNDKLPRTPPLPLRGTGAPTPPPPPPPLPPPFMSVSNRKGSNSGPPPPPPCPILLTTPGSKDGSSLPKLKPLHWDKVRAAPDRSMVWDKIRSSSFELDEKMIESLFGYNMKNSAKHEEAKNKTQSPSKHVMEHKRLQNITILLKAINSTSEQVCDALTKGNGLSVQQLEALVKMTPTKEEEEKFSLYDGDIDELDPAEKFVKVVLSIPFAFSRVQVMLYRETFEDEVAHLRKSFAMLEEACKELRSSRLFLKLLEAVLKTGNRMNVGTIRGGARAFKLDALLKLADVKGTDGKTTLLHFVVQEMIRSEGLSAMESKSINAPQKNTRSAEEREEDYKAMGLDLVSGLVSELCNVKKTASIDLDVLISSVSNLSCGMAQMIQLVEKDLMIDDTNRSFVNSMKLFIDHAEKTITGLKDDEKQVLLHVRDITEYYHGDMSKDEANPLRIFVIVRDFLCMLDRVCKEIQSSRAHRGPHMIIPFR